The following coding sequences are from one Lolium rigidum isolate FL_2022 chromosome 6, APGP_CSIRO_Lrig_0.1, whole genome shotgun sequence window:
- the LOC124665054 gene encoding histone H2B.1-like: MAPKAEKKPAEKKPVEEEPATEKAKKTPAAKKPKAGKSLPAGKTAAKEGGEKRGRKKGKKSVETYKIYIFKVLKQVHPDIGISSKAMSIMNSFINDIFEKLAGESAKLARYNKKPTITSREIQTSVRLVLPGELAKHAVSEGTKAVTKFTSS; this comes from the coding sequence aTGGCGCCGAAGGCAGAGAAGaagccggcggagaagaagccaGTGGAGGAGGAGCCTGCCACCGAGAAGGCGAAGAAGACGCCcgccgccaagaagcccaaggcgGGGAAGAGCCTGCCCGCCGGGAAGACCGCCGCCAAGGAGGGCGGTGAGAAACGGGGCaggaagaagggcaagaagagcgTCGAGACCTACAAGATCTACATCTTCAAGGTGCTCAAGCAGGTCCACCCCGACATCGGCATCTCCTCCAAGGCCATGTCCATCATGAACTCCTTCATCAACGATATCTTTGAGAAGTTGGCCGGCGAGTCCGCCAAGCTCGCCAGGTACAACAAGAAGCCCACCATCACCTCTCGGGAGATCCAGACCTCCGTGCGCTTGGTGCTGCCGGGGGAGCTCGCCAAGCACGCCGTGTCTGAGGGCACCAAGGCCGTCACCAAGTTCACCTCGTCTTAG
- the LOC124665052 gene encoding zinc finger BED domain-containing protein RICESLEEPER 2-like, with protein sequence MSSPEESHAADAESLLARTEMGGHETTESKDEQEKVVDEIDPPQKATRAKKSVVWRFFEEVKVPSKKRKGETEIKGKCMACGSLFAKTASGTTSHWMRHLNTCDLHKHNEKSKQQKIINYRTEEEEEVEGDVETPAVVNPGHCDNAKIREIICKLIIVHDMPFRLVEYKWFNILMKALNRGYKKMSRNTIRSECMKLYESEKDILKKYFKNVKKISLTCDLWTSNQTICYMSLVAHYIDADWNMHCRIINFIELEPPHSGVVISNALYDCLAEWKIEDKVASITFDNAASNDLAVKFLLAKFKNRKALWFEGKFLHVRCCAHILNLVVQDGLKMIEHLTDKVRETIKYIKKSNNRFYKFQNDIDSLNIGRSKGMVLDCCTRWGSTFKMLDSAFHYRAAIDAYASGDANYRWQPSEEEWLLYEQVNSILGVFHEATKAFSGSTYPTSNLFYPHIVNIKKILCGLKKSKEECLAAMADAMEDKFNKYWGPECNTLFAIATILDPRYKMDMIKYTFPSLYAESKVAEKLTSVEATLHELYALYESENNKSMSTSASNGSTSQCTSTSAGSSNTAFSITSQYQEYMKAKKAYQPSKSDLKKYLDDDVENIPDDKFDILGWWKMNELKYPLVAKMARDILTIPITSVSSESAFSTGGRVIDDYRSSLLPSTVQGLVCTSSWIRGGHHKEKDVEDDANSIPLVLVEADSIVGSN encoded by the exons ATGTCTTCTCCTGAAGAATCACACGCCGCTGATGCTGAGTCGCTGTTAGCAAGAACTGAGATGGGTGGACATGAAACCACAGAATCAAAAGATGAGCAGGAAAAAGTAGTGGATGAGATAGATCCACCACAGAAGGCAACCAGGGCAAAGAAATCTGTCGTTTGGCGGTTCTTCGAGGAAGTTAAAGTCCCGTCAAAGAAAAGGAAAGGTGAGACTGAAATAAAAGGTAAGTGCATGGCATGTGGAAGCCTATTTGCAAAGACGGCCAGTGGCACTACCTCTCACTGGATGAGGCACTTGAATACATGTGATCTGCACAAGCACAATGAAAAATCGAAGCAGCAAAAGATTATCAATTATCGaactgaagaagaagaggaagttgAAGGTGATGTTGAAACTCCTGCTGTTGTTAATCCTGGTCATTGTGATAATGCAAAAATTCGTGAAATTATTTGCAAGCTTATCATTGTTCATGATATGCCTTTTCGTCTTGTGGAATACAAATGGTTTAATATTTTGATGAAGGCATTAAATCGTGGTTACAAGAAGATGTCTAGAAATACTATTAGAagtgaatgcatgaagctctatgaATCTGAAAAGGACATATTGAAGAAGTATTTCAAAAATGTTAAGAAGATAAGCCTCACATGTGATCTTTGGACATCTAATCAGACAATCTGCTATATGAGTCTAGTTGCCCACTATATTGATGCTGATTGGAATATGCATTGCCGTATCATTAACTTTATTGAGCTAGAACCTCCTCATAGTGGTGTGGTGATTTCAAATGCTTTGTATGACTGTTTGGCTGAATGGAAGATTGAGGACAAAGTTGCTAGTATCACGTTTGACAATGCTGCGAGTAATGATCTGGCTGTCAAGTTCTTGCTTGCTAAGTTCAAAAATAGAAAGGCTCTTTGGTTTGAAGGCAAATTTCTGCATGTTAGATGTTGTGCTCACATTCTGAATCTGGTTGTCCAAGATGGTCTTAAGATGATTGAACATTTGACTGATAAAGTTAGGGAGACTATCAAGTATATCAAGAAATCAAACAATCGGTTCTATAAGTTTCAGAATGATATTGATTCTCTCAACATTGGGCGTAGTAAGGGAATGGTTCTTGATTGCTGCACTAGATGGGGTTCAACCTTCAAGATGCTTGATTCTGCTTTCCATTATAGAGCAGCAATTGATGCTTATGCTTCAGGAGATGCAAACTATAGGTGGCAGCCATCCGAGGAAGAATGGTTGTTGTATGAACAAGTGAATTCTATCCTTGGCGTTTTTCATGAAGCTACGAAGGCATTTTCTGGTTCAACTTACCCGACCTCTAATCTTTTCTATCCTCACATTGTCAACATTAAGAAGATACTTTGTGGGTTGAAGAAATCAAAGGAGGAATGCCTTGCAGCAATGGCAGATgcaatggaggataagtttaacaaGTATTGGGGGCCTGAATGCAACACATTGTTTGCTATTGCTACAATTCTTGATCCAAGATATAAGATGGATATGATTAAATACACATTTCCTTCTTTATATGCAGAAAGTAAAGTTGCTGAAAAACTAACATCTGTTGAGGCTACTTTGCATGAATTGTATGCTTTATATGAATCTGAAAATAACAAAAGCATGTCAACATCAGCTAGTAATGGGTCCACTTCTCAGTGCACCAGTACATCTGCTGGTAGTTCTAATACGGCTTTCTCTATTACTAGCCAATATCAAGAGTATATGAAAGCCAAGAAGGCATATCAGCCCTCAAAGTCAGATTTGAAGAAGTATTTGGATGATGATGTTGAGAATATTCCTGATGATAAATTTGATATACTTGGTTGGTGGAAGATGAATGAACTAAAGTATCCGTTAGTAGCAAAGATGGCCAGAGATATCCTCACTATTCCCATTACTTCAGTCTCATCAGAGTCGGCTTTTAGCACCGGTGGTCGAGTGATTGATGACTACCGTAGCTCTTTGCTCCCATCGACGGTGCAAGGTTTGGTCTGTACCTCAAGTTGGATTAGAGGAGGCCACCACAAAGAGAAGGATGTG GAGGATGATGCCAATTCTATCCCGCTGGTATTAGTTGAAGCAGATTCCATAGTGGGCAGTAATTAG